The following DNA comes from Anopheles coustani chromosome 2, idAnoCousDA_361_x.2, whole genome shotgun sequence.
CAGTGAGTGAGTAGTGGAACATGTTCTCTtaagtttgtttaaaaaatatatacacagaGGAAAAACCGGCTGTTTCCGtctccccaaaaaaaaaaagtgcttacGATCAGCATAAGAAAGGATAATGTCCATGCGCGAATGATACGATCTGTTACCGTTGTAAACCACTCTAACCCCTCGAGCGTTCTACCCAGTGCAAAGGCGAATGCGAATAAAATGTGATATGAAGCGGATTGCGTTCCGTCTCTACCGTCAATGTTGCGATGTTggatgtttctttcttttccaccgactGCCAGCTGGCTTACCACAGTGGTCACACGATCTTAATCCGTAAGTTGGTTGGATCATGCTTGACATTGACGCCTTTCTTACGCTACTTGTGCATCCCACTCATTTCGCTCCATTGTGATCTGCCTGCCCTCATCGGTTTGCGGAGCTCATGCGTGTCGCGTTtggtaaagataaaaaaaaagcttgttGGAAAGTAATTTAGATCCAAAATTTCGAGTCCACGGTTTCATGCCGTTTGGTCAGTTTCGGAAAGCAAAACACCCATTTTACCCGCACGGCAAAACGAGGAAACATATTTGGTCGAAATTGTGTGCATGCTTTATAAGTGACAAACTAACATTCGTTAACAATTCGTGTGTTCGTCTTCCTAATATAATCTCTTCGTCATGTTTCATGCGTAgaagtatttttaaaacatgtttcagCGTATTGTATGTGTGatctaatatttttaaaactcctCCTTAAGTTTGTCGGCCTTGTTCAAGGTTGATTGATGacatgggaaaataaaacatgtccATGAGGAAAAAGCCACTCGTAGACAATCGTGCTCACCAAACAACGCTCTTGTTGTCCCATCTTTTTGCACATTTGAACACAAGCGCGATCACTTCGGTGACAAATTGTTACATTTTATGCAAACAAAGACGTTCAAAGGGGATAAAATGTTGTATTTTCCCTATCCTGCTTTTGCTCAGTGCGACGATAAGTTTCCGACAATGATCTCATCGGTTTTcgtccgaaaaagaaaaacactcaattgttggtaaattttaatcacctgtttttcattcaacaaCCGTTCACCTTGGTTGTATTTACCGTGCCGGGAATGCAATGTTTTGCTCCGATCGAATGTATGTAACCTTGTGCAGTGGATTGTTTATCTTGAGCCACATTGTCTGGCATTCCGCAGCCGAGCCACAACTATTTCGGGGTCGTATggggtgaagaaaaattaacataaagcaaaacaatctgTACCAGTCATTACTGCTAATGGTGTTTTTGTCCGTCCTTTTACGCCAGCTGCATGATAAATGTGCAATTCGCTTGCAATTTTTCCGCGTTGGACAGAGACATCACCCTAATTCTCTCAACAATCGAAGCAACCCGCGCCATCCGCGTTGTAGGAGGGGAGATTATGAAAGATGAAAGAAAGCAACTTCTGTGTTGCCGCCAAAATGTGTCCATCCGTCGAGGGGACGGATCGTACGTAGCTGTCCGAGATCAGCTGATTGATGGCCGAGGGATATATTGTCACACGGTGCGACTAGACGTGTCTGGCAAGCTTTATTGCCCGCTGATTCAGAGGGGTTGGGAATATTTTCGGTATTTTTGTCGATTTCTTTCTGCCATTTTCCGACGAGTAAACGCACGCCAATGagtaagattttattttcatttacccTGTGCATCATGTCCCACCGTGTTATCGAACCTGCTCGGTGGCAAGATCGGAAGGATCACCGTCTTGTTGGCCGCCTTTGGGACTGCTTCCGAGCGGTTACGTGTGTTGTGCGGTGTGATAGATTTAAAAATACCCCCGAACGGGAGCAGGCCAAACAGAGACCGATCGGAGCCGGGTGGTCGGctcgggaggggaaaaaaaaacatggacgGAATGGAAACCGGGAGCCGCAAGCCCGAAGCTCCTTTTCGAGGCATTCGGGTTCGGCTCGGATGCGCCAGTTCGATGGCTCCGTTCCGGCGTACCGATGCGGTAGTCTTTCCGGTGCGCGGGAAGCGGCGGCGGCACGTTCCCAGGTACCGGGCGATATCGGGTGAGTGGCcgcgataaaaataaaatctctcGTTGCAAATGGCGAAATGGCAAACGGCCCGTCGCTAATTATATTGTACAACGCGTACGCGGGACGCCACGGGGCAATGGTAACGACCAGTGCTCGTAATATTCGTTTGTTTCCCTCTCTACCATTTCCTCTTCTACCACTGCcctgtgtgtgcttgtgtatgGGTGCGTTTGTCGTGCGCCGGCAAGATGTTGTCTTTTTGCCATTCGTTTCAGACAATCCTTATCCCGCGGGCAAGTAAAACCTACACCACTTTTTGCACCGACTTTAGGACCATTGTTCTAAACATTGAATGGATGACTAATGGTCGCAACATAAACATACTCTCTCGGGCTACAAACTTTTTGCCCCCCATTTTTATCATGTTCCTACAATTACTCTTTTTCATGGCAGTGTTTTAATTAGCATTTAATTTCCCCTTAATAAAACCATTCGCGGTACCGTATTATGTTCAATTAAAATCTAATAGGTACCGCAAAGCCAGGGTTATGCGGAACAAAtgtgaatttaattacctGGCAGAGACGTTGattataaatcattttacaatTTCTAATTTTGAAATTAGTACTGAAGTGTTTAAAAGAATGCTAGCTCATAAAAGATGACGACGCTTTATACGCTTTAACACGTTTAGTGGACTTATGGAAGGCAAAACTCCATACTCTTAGTTTGATCGAGGAATCTTTAAGTGGTTCAGACTGAACAAAAAATCCAGTTTGAGTTTCTCTGCTTTGCATTTTACTGTTTCAACCTAATCAACTAAATTAAATCAGCTTTCGCGTTTGTGGATTTACTTCGACACACAAATTAAAGGCGTCTACCGGTGTCCCGGGGAAGACGAACGATACCGTCACCATGTCAACCGCTCGTTGGGCTTACCTTTTGCCGCTTGCTCTACTTTGTTGTCTCTTCCACCCTCCCCCGACCGCAGGTCCAGGCGACGCTCGAGCGTATCCGGGCCAGCAAGGGTCTGCTCAGCCAGCTGCAATCGGACGATGCCCTCGAGTCGTACCGCAGCGAGACCCGCTCGAAGCTGAGCGAACAGTCGGCCCGCAAGCTGGCGGAGAAGCTTTCCGACACGAGCTACGACGAGGATGAGTTCGCGTCCAGCGGCATGTCCACGCGCAAGGCGCTCAAGGtaagatagaaaaacaaaacggaaaactgtGGAGCGAAGGTTTCACAGAGCTTCGGATCCGCCGAAATCCCCTTGCTGACATCGTGCCCTTTTGAGCCCCCCTCTCCCGCCTTCTTTCCTGTACATCGCATAATCTCATCCTCATGCAATGGCTTTCCTTCGGCGTCAGGACACCGTCGTGACTAAGTCCTTATTTCGTCGATTTAGACGCACTTGAACAGTGCTAGGTTATGGAGAAAGGAATCCTCTTTCCATAGAGCTTGTGGTTTCCATGACGTTGCATTGTTGGTTTCAGGCATGTAAAAATAGGTCAAAATTTTTTTTAGTGCTGttacattttattgaaattcattTATCTTGAAGTTAAGCCTTTAACTAGTATGTATGTAGGTAACTGGTCCCCTTAATCGTATTTTACGGACTATAGACGGTATTTAGATTTGCACTCTGTTTCGTGTTAAAAATTGTAGTACAAAAAGTACAAGCCATAACCTTTCTATGCACATATGAACAAATTATCTTTCAAAACATTAGTTAAAAATCGGTAAAAATTGGATTGGCAGACATATTGACTAAATATCATATTAAATTTGACCCAAATCACTTTGATAAACATACTATTCAACTTGATGCTCTGTTTGAAAACCTACAAATGTATTTTGACCATTGCCCAATGCCTCTCGCCCATAGTCATTAATTGCTTACGTCAAGGCGCTCTACGACCTTCGCTAATACTATCCGCTTCGAGCAGACACTGTTGCTTTATCATTCGCTTTTCTTATTTCTCATTTCCACGCTTTCCACGCTTGTTGCTTGCTTGATCCCTACGCCGCCCAACCAAACGGCCCACCTCCAGTACAAATACCGCAAATACCTCGCCGAGTAAGGAGCTGCTACGTCCCGGTAGCCTCGGCGACGCCTGCAATGGGATATCCTTGCCCCAAGTGGGCGACCaaatgttgttgatgttgaaaCCGTTCCTTAAACCTGTGTACCATTCCACTTTTCCATCGTCACGCGGCGCGTTTTCCCAAAAACCACCCGcctgaaaacaacaaccaaaccgtCGACAGATGCGGGCCAGCACCGAATCTTCCTCGCTGTCCAAGAGCTCGCAGGCGCTGAAGTGGAAGGACGAGACGGCCGAGTCGTTCGCGAGCAAGCGGGCCAGCGCCACGCGGGCACGCCTGCAGGACATCGACCAGGAGATCGAGGACTTCGAGCTGAAGCAGGCGGCCCGGGCCCGGCGCAGCGCCCAGCTGAAGCAGCTGCTGGCGGAAACGTCCGCCCAGGAGCTGGTTCCGGCCGGCTTCAGCCAGCACACCGACGGCACCAAGATCAGCACCGGGGTGGTCAAGATCAAGACGACGCAGAAAAAGATGGTCAGCTTTTAAGGAAAAGACAGGAGGGGGAATAAGCGGGAAACGAGGGAGGGTCTCTCCACGAAAAGCACgcgtgtggtttgtttttcctttcttttgttgtGTAATAATTTTGTGTAACTCTCGTACAAGTGTAGGCATTAGCGGATAAGTTTCTTAGAATCTACTCACAACGATGAATGTCTGTAGTGTAAAAAGAAGTGTTAGTTAGGGGATTTCGTCCGCCAGCCGGCCGCGGTGGGGTGGGGGAAAGGATACAGACAgcgtaagaaaaataaaagaagcaaTCAGAACGCACAACAGAACGAGGTTTCTTGCATTCATCgaccaaaataaaagaagcaaCGTAATCGATCACTCGTAAAGACAAAAATAGAAGACAGGAAGCGGTGGTCGGCCTCATCATCAGTTGTGACCAAAATTATCCTCTCGTGACTTCGTTCGGGGGAGTTTTAGTAGAGCTTAGGATACGCAGCGGGCTTGCGGAGCCGCATTGCCGAAAATCTCCCTCGTCGTATCTGTTGCATGAGCGGATGAGGTGAACGTTAACCGATGTGAAAACATgatgaataataaatgatGTTTATTTACTTGTGGCGTGTGTCGGTTGCGTTTCGATTGAGTTTCGTGTGTGGTTTCAGTGCGACaaattgttaattttaaaagcatgtacGCGGTGAGAAAGAAACGATGGCCAGACGATGTCAACGGTGTTACAGCGAAGGTGGCGTAACAAGCCACTTTTACGATGCATATCAAGTGGTTTCATTCTCACCAGCGAGATATCGTTGTTTAGACCGGCAAATCGGGTTGAGAAATATTTTCTGGTTGGCATCCAAATTGTAGAGATTTATTAGGGAAGGtaagttgtttttattgaataaATCAATCATCACATCATCATGAACATCATTTCGCGGGCAAATGCCTCTTTGGTGCATTTTTCAGTAAGGTTGGCTTAATCTAAAAGATTAAGTCATAAATAGCGTGTTTAGTCGCAACTTGCTTTATTCATCCGAATTGCCCTCCTGCGCAATCCTTCTAATCATTTATTAGTCATTGTTGAAAATAAGGTAAAGTCCTGGAAACTCCTTAGGTTCCAACGAATTGGAGAATTTTACTTCAAACGCAATAAGAATTGTCCGTGGAagtcaattttatttatgacTAGAAAATCATCAACTGTAACTAAATGTAAATCATCTGATACTTATTTTATTGGCAAAAGTGGCATGGGGAATGTTTtaaacgttttttaaattacacttTGACATTCATTATACCGCAAAACTCACAAAACTGCCTTTAGTACAGCTTCCATTAGCATCACATTAAATTTAGTACAGCTTCATTTTACCGATGTGCGGTATGTTGCCGCGTTTCAGGcgctttaaaacattttcctcaCTTTGTAAAACCGTATTTTTCAAAGTCCGCCCGTTAACGCCAAGAAAATTGAACGTGGTTTACCGAGAAAATGTTTACCGGCGGTAGGAAATGAGGTCCTTCTGGTGATTAAGCACGGCAGGGGAAGGatgaaaataaagtaattGTCTCACTTGTAACGTCCTACTGCCGCAAATCCTTGTCATACTCGGTCGACGGCGACGTGGGTCGACCTTTAGCGTCAAGACAAATGTAACGATTAGTTTTCTGTGCGAGATTACATAAAGTATAACAGCCATAAAGCTTGCTTTACAACGGAATTGCGGTAGGTGGCATATTAATGCTTCTAGGCTGGGCGAACAGACGGGCCGAATAAAAACCACAGCTTAGTCGATGTACATGCTATATTTATCACGGCATCTCGGTGCTTTGTGTGGGGCGGTGCACGGACAAAAGAGGACGCCGTTAGTGTGATAGTTGGTCGGTGCAATTGTTGCAGTTGGAGGCttacgtttttctcgagaGCCGGTGTCGCAGGACGACACATTCTCGCATTCGCAATCGATAATTCACTTCTCCTCCCGACTGCACTAAATATGGCACGAATCGCATTGGAGGCCACTCCCGGGCGTCATAACAGGCGCACTGACTCACGGCTGGCCGAAAGACAGAGCGCACTCGCATATCGGAACATTTGCCAGCCATAATTCACTCGCGGAAAGAGTTATTCGAGGGTGAAAGTCCAGGCCAGGGAAACTATGCACGTTATTTTAAGTGGGGTAGGAAAAACGCGCTCGAAATGCGCCGGTAGGCCAGGTGTTCCGTGGCGAATGATTTTGATGAAATACTACATCCCTCCATAGGATGATCTCGTTTGTTTTGGTGTAGTCGGTTCTTCTCTCCCTTTGGGTCTTCTTTTACTCTCCATTTTGCACCATCATCTTCGACCGTAGTAGCAGAAGATCGTTTGGTAATAATTTATTGGTTCGTCAGCAAAGTGTGATTCCAAACACGTTTTAAACCGTCCGTTTCACGTTCGGATCGACAAGACagcagggtttttttttaaaaaaaacgtgaTGGTTATTAACATTGACGCACAAGTGACAGCAAGTAGGTGAATGAACAGCGTTTGATTTTCAACCTTAGTATAATTGTAGTAGTTCATGAGAATGATGAAATTTCAGGTTTGAGTTCAAGAAGCACCTTGTTGTAAATATTCCCACTAAAGGCATTCTAAGTAACAGCTGTCACTTGGAAGAGAACCGAGGCGGTAGTCCCAGATGGGAAGAGAACATCCTCTAATGGAAAAGGCAGCTGCTGGTGTTGACCATCGCCGCTAAACGATGCTGCCAGCTGTCATGCGTCAAAGCACATCATCGCACTCGAGGTGTTCATTACACACAAGGACCGTCGGGAAAGAGCACAGGACCGTTGGAGGATGTTGAACATGCCGGGCAGAGCGGAATGTTTATAACATGTTTCCCCACCCGAACGAAAGGTATTGAAATTTTGTTGTAGtagaaatttaataataacgATTCGAAACCGGCGGTAAATGCTAACCATAATCAAAAATATCCCCCCAGCGTTCACCTACCCTTGGCCGCCGGTAACCCTGACCGAGCCGCAAGGACGCGATCGGGCGCACGAACCTGGCCGCCCCATCGGACACTGACAAATATCAAGTTGGACGGTGGAAAGTGGGCCTCCAAAAATAGGTGACACTTTTGGCGTCACCTGAAGAAGTGCGGCACCgtatgaaaaaaacaatacccTACGCTCGATTTCCTTCGGCAGCGATCCAAACGGGCTCGGGCCGTTAGTGCGAATTCCTtggttgtgtgagtgtgtgccttttttttcttcttctcagcGATGACTAATGGAAGGTAAATTTGCAATGGTGAGCaataagagagaaaaaaaagttgcacTGTAGTAACGCGAAGGAAAACGATATGCGTTAGGAAGAAggtgttttaaaattgttttggatTTGCTTTGACGTAAGAGaaatgtttggacgtggtttcGGATTGTCCATCCTCCGTTTATTGTCTTGCGAAACAACCACAATTGGAATGACTGAATTATGTGTTCCGTTGGTGGCAATAATCATTGAAATTTATTAGTTGTCTTACCAAATTCTTcagtaaaattgtttttgagtGTATCGTTTAAATGGTTATTTGGAATGATTATTCGATTCTATTGATATCATGTCTGTTTTATAACAgtacttatttttattaccattACCAATATATTAAATGAAGTaaccaatttcaatttaatttgatacccaatggagacgcctggtcgtTCACTTATTAACTTGCATTTAAAGTGGATAGTTCCCTATCAGGTCGGTCAAAGGTGCATAACAAATGGAACACTTTCAAAGTACGACATAATGCAGCCCAAAAACATCACAATGCGCTGAGTCAAGTAAGGATACAACTAACCAGAGCACCTACCCTCACCCAGCCGGATGGCGAATGCCTTCTGAGCCCTTCGTTCGGGGGTCGCGCGAGTCGAAGAATTAAAAAAGTGACAGCTAAATATACTTCAACACCCGCCAACGGGAGGCAGCCACAGGGAGAGGGAGTGagcgagaaaaaaagtgtgtttatGGGCCAGAGGGCCTCGTGAAATCGCTTGACCGATTCTGCCACCGCCCCCCTCCCCTCAGCTCGCTCGTCGCGGGAACTACGAAGCCGCCGTAAATCCGCGATGCAAATTCTTCGCATACCCAAGCGATGCGTTGCTTATATCATCACACACCGCCGCCTTTGTAGTGTTTGCGATCCGATGAGAGAGGTTGGCAGCGACCTGCTGCAGTCCGTTTTGTGCATGATCGATCGAGCGAATGTTTTCCTTGCGGTACATGAGGCGCGGCTAACGTTGAGATATGAACACAAGAGGCTTGCGAAATACGAACAATTTCACGCTATTCTTCTTGGTTAGGCGCTAATTAGCCGCTGATTGCGGGAAAAGGTGCCAGAATAGGTTTTGAATTCTAGAAATTGTACAAATTCAGCCACTTGAAATGTAGCATATTTCAGGGGGACATTTTTGGAGGCAGTTTGCCAACATGGTTTACAATATGAAATCAAACAATCCATTGTAAAATCttcaatttcttttgtttaatttatccCTGTTATATaacatttaacaaaaatatttatgcatattatttttgatttttttcaagtAGTTTTCTTTACTAAAACATTTCCACGCCTGCTTGATCATTTTGACCACCGATCAGCAGAACGCAAGCCCACTGTTTCCACGCGATCCACACCTCTGACGAGAGCCGATTCGCGTTTCCAAATCGTCGGATCCGCTTATGCTTTATGGCTGTTGAAATTGAATGGCTCGCCGCAGAAGGAAGGTGTTTTCACTCGGCCGTGTGAAAAGGCCCCCGGGATACAATTTCCCTTACCTGAACCTCCGCCGCCTCATTTCCCTCCCCTGGCAAACGTGTGACAGCCTTTAAAGCCGATCTGCGCGCGATCGTCGTCGCGTCTGCCGAAGGAAATCGTTGCCAGCTCtggttagttttgttttttttttgttgcagttttttttttcgtacacTCCCCTGTTTGCAGGGGCAGGGGAAGAGGAGCGCGCAAATGAAGACAACTTGTCGATTTCGATACCGTGCGCGTTTGGGGGGCAGTCAGTCTCTCTGTTCATTCCACCGGATTAACAAGTCAGTTTTCTAACAAGGTACGTCGCGTCCAGTGCGGGGTTTGGTGCGTTGGCTAGTTTTTCCTATTTGTTTCGCGTGTGTGGAAAGCATGTGATTGGGATAAGCTTTAAATTCGATCTCAAATAAAGTTTACCGATCATTTTTTGTGTATCGTGTGATTGTTTGAATTGTGATGGAAtgtggaagaaaatttaagCACCTACTTTTGGACCTGGGGCGTATCTTGAAGATAGAAAGACTCTTCATTCCTGCTTGGGAGAGAATATTACTCTATTTAAttagtttaatattttatctaACACTGTGTTGATTCGATTATTAACGAATTGAAAGTGATTTTACTTGATAATGATTTCAACGGATTTGAACTAATTTATATAATAAACAGAAACGGAGTTATACAGTATACAGACACCTAACTCATGGTGCTCGAAATTATTCTCACTCACCAACAAATTCCACTTTTGCTGCTCTAAAAAGTGGCTAAAGTATGCGGCCGCTTAACCTCGGGGAAACGCAAAAACGCCCTGTTGCTGGCAGCTTTTCAATGTTGCGATCTGGTTTATTTAGTTTGTGGTGTTCTtccaaatctttatttttctttatataCTGACGTCTTCGTATCGTGACGTTCGAACTAAACTTTAGTGGCTTTAGTTTAAGTAGTTATTTATTAGTAACTTCTTGGATCTTTCGTAACGCGCTTTTGCTTCAGTTTTGGTTGACTCGCGAATGATCCTTTTTGCCTCTTTGCCCCTGTCCTTTTATATCTATTCCTATCACTAACACTAGtatctaactataattcctataacTATAAATTCCTATCACTAACACTAGTTACTAGTactataattcctataacTTTAATTCCTATAACTATAAACTAAACATTTGCTTAGTGCCTACATAAAGGCGCTACACCTCCCCCCTTTTATAGATGAAAATTATGCTCTTGCGTAGaattttcatcatttaatTAACCTATTCTTATGTACTACGCtagttttatttgttactttattttttatagtaCAGTTTGGGTTATCGATATTCGTAATTATATATGGACCTATATATAATGGGtctagttttcttttgttttcgttttttaaatataccaGGTCTCCTAGCTTTACTTTAAGTGGATTGATcttctgattttctgtttcctttcgattttcttttcgctcaaCTAGATTTCTCCGCGCCACTTCATTCGATTTTTGTAGCTTGTACTTCATTTCATTATAGTATTCATGGTGGTTGTACACaggttctattttttttagcatATCTTGTGGTAAATTagcttttcttccaaaaactaGTTCGAATGGAGTGTAACCGGTATCGGTATGGTTAGTGGTATTGTATGTAAATTCATAATATTTTACCCAGTCGTCCCAATCGTCCCCATGCTCGTTTGTAAATGCTCGTAGGTACTCATTGAGAGCTCTATGGTTTCGTTCAAGCGCTCCCATGGTTTGAGGGTGGTAGGCAGTCGCAAATGTCTGCTTGATTTTCAATAACTcacttatttttttcaatatttgattATTGTATTCCAACCCCTGATCAGATCTAAATTCCACGAATTTTCCATATTTCAATACTACATTTTCTACAAGTGCCTTGGATATGGTGCTCGCCTCTTTATTGCTGGTTGGTATCTGTATTATATATTTTGTCAAGTCACATTGGACCGTTATAATGTATCTGTTGTTATTTACCGTCCTTGGCAATGGACCAACCGTATCAATTGAAATAACTTCGAATGGCTTAGCTGGGGTTGTTGTTAccactgttttttctttagtgTGTCTGAGAGTTTTGCTTGTCTTGCACCTTTGACAATTTCTtacaaaacttttaatttcctctttcatgtttttccactTGTAGTTTgctctaatttttaaataaagtcgATATTGGCCTACATGCCCCCCTGAAGGTAGCATGTGATAAGTTCTTAGGATTTCATTAATCTCTTCTCTTTTTGTAATCCACTTGGGTGGAATAAACGCGATAATTTCACAACCGGAAATGGCTCTATTAGCGATTTCCTTTATGGTTTCATACGCATAGTTATTGAATATTTCGTCGTTTAGAGAGATGGCAACTTTATTTCTATTAAATCTTTTCGCTATTGAGCATATTTCTAGAAGAGCAAGCTCGATCGCCTGACTTCCATTTTGGTTATTTGGAATAACGACATTGCCTAATTCTTTGTTGTAATTATGATTACACAGTGAAAGTTTTGTAAAACCTTTGTGCATATTAGTCTGTATTTTTAGTAGCTTGTCAACTTCTGAGGGATTCTCAGTTTGCCAAAATGATGGAGTATTGgtatatttcttttcaagATGTGCCGTCATTGGCACTGGGATTTCCTCATCATTATTGGTTCTAGTCATTGATCGTGTTTTCACtattaatgtttgattttcaggACCATcactttgattttgttttaaagattTCAGCTGCTCGGATGTAAAAGTAATTCTTGACAGGGCATCTGCTCCTACGTTGTTTTTTCCCGGAACGTATTctatttcaaaatcaaactCCTCGAGATCTAGCCTCATGCGAGTTAGTTTTGACGTAGGATTTTTCATGTTAAATAGGAAGACTAGGGGTCTATGATCGGTGCGAATCTTGAATTTCCGCCCATAAACGTATGGTTTAAAGTAGTTGACCGCCCAATGTATGGCAGTCAACTCCTTTTCAATGGTAGGCTTATTTCTTTCACCCTTGGTGAAACTTTTAGAAGCGAATGCCACTGGGTGGTCGTCTTCGTGATAGACTTGCGAAAGTATGGCCCCACACGCTGCATCTGAAGCATCTGTGGTGATAATGAACTCTTTTTGGAAATCAGGATACTTCAGAATTGTAGGTGACAATAGTTTGTACCGAAGAGTATCAAAGGCTTCTTGACACTCTTTTGTCCAATCGAaggatttcccttttttttgtaattcattGAGGGGTCTTGcgatttttgcaaaattatggataaATTTGCGATAGTAATTACAGAAGGCGACAAATCTTCTGGCGTCTTCTGCATTACATGGTTTGGGgtaattttttattacttgAAACTTGGAGTCGTCCGGATATATTCCTATGTCTGTAATTTTGTGTCCCAGATAAGTTACCTCTGTTctgaaaaatttacatttttctgggTTTAGTTTAAGGCTGTACTGCCGTATCCTATCGAATACTTTCTTTAAGTTATCCAGGTGATGATTGACGTTGCATCCTGTGATGATAATATCATCAATATAAACAAACGAGCACTCCGGTGTTAGACCTGCCATAGCTATGGTTATCATCCTTTGGAAACTATTGGGGCTAATGTTTAGTCCGAATGGTAgccttttaaattgataatgtCCCGTAGAGGTCGAGAAAGCAGTGTACTTCCTTGATTCTTTTTCTAAAGGGATTTGGTGGAAACCTGACATTAGATCCAATGTTGAAAAGTATTTTGCTCTACCTAGTTGATCTAATATAGAATCGATCCTAGGCAAGGGGAATTTATCtgggataatttttttatttagttgacGATAATCTATTACTAgcctccatttttttccttcatctgaTTTTTTGGGTACAAGGAGTACTGGAGAATTATAAGAAGAGACGGAGTTCTCGATTATGTCATTTTTTAACATCTTATCAACTTGTCGTTTGATTTCCTCCGATTGGGAATGAATCTGCTTATAATTTGGGATGTAACATGGTGATTTATCCTTCAATTGTATTGACTGTgtgtaaaaattgtttgttgtgaTTTGATCCTCGTTTATGCAAAAAATGTCGGTATAATTTCCAATTAGTTCTTTTAACTCCTTTTGAATGTActttggaatgttttgtgtatctactttatttaaaattgtgcttgttcttagaattttaTCAGATTCATTGGATTTTCTGCATGTAACGTTATAATTCCTCACCAAATCTATTTGTGGCTTAAACGATCTATTACTGATGAAGATATCTTCTTCGGTTGTGTTTATAAACCgtacaaattgtttttccttag
Coding sequences within:
- the LOC131263813 gene encoding uncharacterized protein LOC131263813, producing the protein MSARRGLRTRVYDANMSMVENNYRAALERLEKSRRAPSLDREVVKSRPSPFVSRYDFNGAEVDEELQAARSRASKVIHEKSVIDQRAEQFRSSSLAPAPVSSALLESEFDDQVQATLERIRASKGLLSQLQSDDALESYRSETRSKLSEQSARKLAEKLSDTSYDEDEFASSGMSTRKALKMRASTESSSLSKSSQALKWKDETAESFASKRASATRARLQDIDQEIEDFELKQAARARRSAQLKQLLAETSAQELVPAGFSQHTDGTKISTGVVKIKTTQKKMVSF